The Arachis ipaensis cultivar K30076 chromosome B07, Araip1.1, whole genome shotgun sequence genome includes a window with the following:
- the LOC107607200 gene encoding uncharacterized protein LOC107607200, with protein MINGGFTGAGISKSSCKRHLKEVYHVGDYAKLPDPPTITFTQEDAAGIISGHDDPIVITIILANANLHRTLVDLGSSADILFKSAFDKIELQEKELRVYPNSIFGLRDTPIQPLGYIPLYTTFGKGYRSRMLSIDYIVVDVSLAYNALIGNPGGKETNTIEPERVRAREELHPQPEGETEEVQIGDARDKITNIGATLKGDLKEPLIQFLKDNSDLFAWKVADMPDIDPELMCHKLAVYPGSRPVQQKHRKLGPERSQAVEEQAQALLEAEKFTGSQIMLPVPSPHLKSSIVLDAKPEDQWEVQR; from the exons ATGATCAACGGAGGATTCACGGGAGCAGGGATCTCCAAGTCATCTTGTAAAAGGCACCTTAAAGAGGTGTACCACGTCGGAGACTACGCTAAGTTACCTGACCCCCCCACTATcaccttcactcaagaagacgcCGCGGGCATAATCTCTGGACACGACGACCCGATAGTCATTACAATTATATTAGCTAATGCCAATCTCCACCGAACGTTGGTCGACCTAGGAAGCTCGGCAGATATACTGTTCAAATCTGCCTTTGACAAGATCGAACtacaagaaaaggagcttagagtaTATCCAAATAGCATATTCGGGCTCAGAGACACCCCAATTCAGCCACTCGGGTACATCCCACTctacacaacctttggaaagggataTCGATCTAGGATGCTAAGCATAGATTACATCGTAGTTGACGTAAGCTTAGcttacaacgccctaatag gtaACCCCGGAGGAAAAGAAACCAACACCATTGAACCCGAGAGAGTTCGAGCTCGCGAAGAACTTcatccacaacctgaaggtgagaCCGAAGAAGTTCAGATCGGGGATGCCCGGgataaaataacaaatataggGGCAACCTTAAAGGGAGACTTAAAGGAGCCActgatacagttcctaaaggataaTTCCGATCTCTTTGCGTGGAAGGTCGCAGACATGCCCGACATAGATCCCGAGCTAATGTGCCATAAACTGGCAGTATATcctggatctcggccagtgcaaCAAAAGCATAGGAAGCTTGGCCcagaaagatcccaagctgtggaagagcaggcaCAAGCCTTACTCGAG GCTGAAAAGTTCACCGGTTCCCAGATAATGCTACCGGTgccctctccacacttaaaatcaagcatcgtcctcgatgctaaaccGGAGGATCAGTGGGAGGTACAACGATAG
- the LOC107607199 gene encoding uncharacterized protein LOC107607199 encodes MGFRKLVANLKIKHQFTSVEHLQANGQVEAANKVILTGLKRRLQDAKGAWAQELPQILWAYRTTPHSTTGESPFRLAYRMEAMIPVEVEEESPRVILYNEDTNSQTQREELDLLLEVRESARIREEVLKHRMALRYNKKVVRQSFATNDLILIRNDIGADSLKSFLLRRINLRLKAKFIDRS; translated from the exons ATGGGTTTCAGGAAATTGGTAGCTAATctaaaaataaagcaccaattcacctctGTAGAACACCTGCAGGCCAATGGACAGGTAGAAGCCGCCAACAAGGTCATATTGACCgggttgaaacggagactacaggatgcaaagggagcttgggctcaAGAGCTCCCACAaatcctatgggcatatcggacaacaccaCACTCCACCACCGGAGAGTCaccattccgacttgcttacagaatggaggcaatgatccctgtAGAGGTAGAAGAGGAATCCCCTAGAGTGATCCTCTACAACGAAGATACCAACTCCCaaactcaaagggaagagctcgacctacttctagaGGTCCGAGAAAGCGCTCGAATTAGAGAGGAAGTGCTAAAACATCGAATGGCCCTAAGGTATAATAAGAAGGTAGTCCGGCAAAGCTTCGCCACCAACGATCTTATTTTAATCCGgaatgatatcggagcag attccctaaaaagtttcctactaAGACGCATTAATTTACGCTTAAAAGCAAAATTCATCGACCGATCATAA